Proteins encoded by one window of Superficieibacter sp. HKU1:
- the nudK gene encoding GDP-mannose pyrophosphatase NudK, whose translation MSFKIDVIKDKILSENYFVLRNITYDLTRKNGEIIRHKREVYDRGNGATILLYNRDKHTVVLIRQFRVATWVNGNEDGRLIETCAGLLDDDEPEACIRKEAIEETGYRVGEVRKVFELYMSPGGVTEIVHFFIAEYDDALRANAGGGVEDEDIEVLEIPFSCALEMVATGEIRDGKTVILLQYLQASGLMQR comes from the coding sequence ATGTCGTTCAAGATTGACGTTATAAAAGATAAAATCCTCTCCGAAAACTACTTCGTTCTGCGCAACATTACCTACGATTTAACGCGAAAAAATGGCGAAATCATCCGTCATAAGCGCGAAGTGTACGATCGGGGAAATGGTGCGACGATCCTGCTTTACAACCGCGATAAACATACCGTGGTCCTGATCCGCCAGTTCCGCGTGGCGACGTGGGTTAATGGTAATGAAGATGGACGTCTTATCGAAACCTGTGCGGGCCTGCTGGACGACGACGAGCCGGAAGCCTGTATTCGCAAAGAAGCGATTGAAGAAACGGGTTATCGTGTCGGCGAGGTGCGTAAGGTCTTTGAACTCTATATGTCTCCCGGCGGCGTGACCGAAATCGTCCACTTCTTTATTGCTGAATACGACGATGCGCTGCGCGCAAACGCAGGTGGCGGTGTGGAAGACGAAGATATTGAGGTGCTGGAAATTCCGTTTAGCTGCGCACTGGAAATGGTCGCTACAGGCGAAATCCGCGACGGTAAGACGGTGATCCTGCTGCAATATCTGCAGGCATCCGGGCTTATGCAACGCTAA
- the tkt gene encoding transketolase — translation MSRRELANAIRALSMDAVQKANSGHPGAPMGMADIAEVLWNDFLKHNPTDPTWYDRDRFILSNGHASMLLYSLLHLSGYDLPIEELKNFRQLHSKTPGHPEIGYTPGIETTTGPLGQGLANAVGLAIAERTLAAQFNQPDHEIVDHYTYVFMGDGCLMEGISHEVSSLAGTLGLGKLIGFYDHNGISIDGETEGWFTDDTAKRFEAYHWHVVHEIDGHDPEAIKKAILEAQSVKDKPSLIICRTVIGFGSPNKAGKEESHGSALGEEEVALARKQLGWNHPAFEIPKEIYRAWDARERGEKGQQSWKEKMAAYEKAHPALAAEFKRRMSGGMPEDWQQTVQDYINKLQAEPAKIASRKASQNALNAYGPSLPELLGGSADLAPSNLTIWKESVSLKEDPAGNYIHYGVREFGMTAIANGIAHHGGFIPYTATFLMFVEYARNAARMAALMKARQIMVYTHDSIGLGEDGPTHQAVEQLASLRLTPNFSTWRPCDQVETAVAWKAAIERHHGPTALILSRQNLAQMERTPEQVADIARGGYVLKDAGGKPDLILIATGSELEITVLAAEKLRAEGVAVRVVSLPSTDTFDSQDEEYRESVLPSDVAKRVAVEAGIADYWYKYVGLKGAIVGMTGYGESAPAEKLFPYFGFTVENIVGKAKKVLNG, via the coding sequence ATGTCCCGAAGAGAGCTTGCCAACGCCATCCGCGCCCTGAGTATGGATGCGGTGCAGAAAGCCAATTCCGGCCACCCCGGCGCACCAATGGGGATGGCGGATATCGCTGAGGTGCTGTGGAACGACTTCCTTAAGCATAACCCCACCGATCCCACCTGGTATGACCGCGACCGTTTTATTCTCTCCAACGGCCACGCCTCGATGCTGCTGTACAGTCTGCTGCATCTTTCCGGTTACGATCTGCCGATAGAAGAACTGAAGAACTTCCGTCAGCTGCATTCTAAAACGCCGGGACACCCGGAGATTGGCTATACGCCGGGTATTGAGACGACCACCGGGCCGCTCGGTCAGGGTCTGGCTAATGCCGTCGGCCTGGCGATCGCCGAGCGCACGCTGGCCGCTCAGTTCAACCAGCCGGATCACGAGATTGTCGATCACTATACCTATGTGTTTATGGGTGACGGCTGTCTGATGGAAGGTATTTCGCACGAAGTCTCTTCCCTGGCGGGCACTCTGGGCCTTGGCAAACTGATTGGTTTCTACGATCACAACGGCATTTCCATCGACGGGGAAACCGAAGGCTGGTTTACCGATGATACGGCGAAACGCTTCGAGGCGTATCACTGGCACGTGGTGCATGAAATTGACGGCCACGATCCGGAGGCGATCAAAAAAGCCATTCTGGAAGCGCAAAGCGTCAAAGATAAACCGTCATTAATTATCTGCCGGACGGTGATTGGTTTTGGCTCGCCGAACAAAGCCGGGAAAGAGGAATCGCACGGTTCCGCGCTCGGTGAGGAAGAAGTGGCGCTGGCCCGCAAGCAGCTGGGCTGGAATCACCCGGCTTTTGAGATCCCCAAAGAGATCTACCGCGCCTGGGACGCCCGTGAACGGGGTGAAAAAGGCCAGCAGTCGTGGAAAGAGAAAATGGCTGCCTATGAGAAGGCGCATCCGGCGCTGGCCGCAGAATTTAAGCGCCGGATGAGCGGCGGGATGCCGGAAGACTGGCAGCAGACGGTACAGGATTACATCAACAAGCTGCAGGCGGAGCCGGCGAAAATCGCCAGCCGTAAAGCCTCGCAGAACGCGCTTAACGCCTACGGTCCGAGCCTGCCTGAACTGCTTGGCGGCTCGGCAGACCTGGCGCCCAGCAACCTGACGATCTGGAAAGAGTCGGTGTCGCTGAAAGAAGATCCGGCCGGTAACTATATTCACTACGGCGTACGTGAATTCGGCATGACGGCGATCGCCAATGGTATTGCCCATCACGGTGGATTCATCCCCTACACCGCCACCTTCCTGATGTTTGTCGAGTATGCGCGTAATGCGGCGCGTATGGCGGCACTGATGAAGGCGCGGCAGATCATGGTCTATACCCATGACTCCATCGGACTGGGGGAAGATGGTCCGACGCACCAGGCAGTCGAGCAGCTTGCCAGCCTTCGCCTGACGCCAAACTTCAGTACCTGGCGTCCGTGCGATCAGGTAGAGACTGCGGTAGCGTGGAAAGCGGCGATTGAACGTCATCACGGGCCGACGGCGCTGATCCTTTCTCGTCAGAATCTGGCGCAGATGGAGCGTACCCCGGAACAGGTGGCGGATATCGCGCGCGGCGGCTACGTGCTGAAAGATGCGGGCGGCAAGCCGGATCTGATCCTGATTGCCACCGGTTCGGAACTGGAAATCACCGTGCTGGCGGCAGAAAAACTGCGGGCGGAAGGCGTCGCAGTACGGGTCGTTTCCCTGCCGTCTACCGACACGTTTGACAGTCAGGATGAAGAATACCGTGAATCGGTACTGCCGTCTGACGTCGCGAAACGGGTCGCGGTAGAAGCCGGGATCGCCGACTACTGGTATAAGTACGTTGGCCTGAAAGGCGCGATAGTCGGGATGACCGGCTATGGTGAATCAGCCCCGGCTGAAAAGCTGTTCCCGTACTTCGGCTTTACCGTGGAAAATATCGTCGGGAAGGCGAAAAAAGTGCTTAACGGGTGA
- the tal gene encoding transaldolase — MNQLDGIKQFTTVVADSGDIESIRHYQPEDATTNPSLLLKAAALDHFAHLIKDAIEYGKQRGKTQEQQVAEASDKLAVNFGVEILKSVPGRVSTEVDARLSYDKQKSIDKARKFVQLYQDQGIDKSRILIKLASTWEGIRAAEELEKEGINCNLTLLFSFAQARACAEAGVFLISPFVGRIYDWYNTRKPMDPYRVDEDPGVKSVRNIYDYYKQHRYPTIVMGASFRKTEQILALAGCDRLTISPDLLQKLQDSTDPVERKLVPPSTTFHRPAPMTEAEFRWEHNQDPMAVEKLSDGIRQFAVDQRKLEDLLAAKL; from the coding sequence ATGAACCAGCTAGACGGTATTAAACAATTCACCACCGTCGTGGCTGACAGCGGTGATATTGAATCCATTCGCCACTACCAGCCAGAAGACGCCACCACTAACCCTTCCCTGCTGCTGAAAGCGGCGGCGCTCGACCATTTCGCCCATCTTATTAAGGATGCGATTGAGTACGGTAAGCAGCGCGGTAAGACGCAGGAACAGCAGGTGGCGGAAGCCAGCGATAAACTGGCGGTCAATTTTGGTGTGGAAATTCTGAAAAGCGTGCCGGGCCGCGTCTCCACCGAAGTGGACGCCCGTCTCTCGTATGACAAACAAAAAAGCATCGATAAAGCGCGAAAATTTGTTCAGCTTTATCAGGATCAGGGGATTGATAAATCGCGCATCCTGATCAAGCTGGCGTCAACGTGGGAAGGTATTCGCGCCGCAGAGGAACTGGAAAAAGAAGGCATCAACTGTAACCTGACGCTGCTGTTCTCCTTCGCCCAGGCGCGCGCCTGCGCGGAAGCTGGCGTATTCCTGATTTCACCTTTCGTCGGACGTATTTACGACTGGTATAACACACGTAAACCGATGGACCCCTATCGCGTTGATGAAGATCCGGGTGTTAAATCGGTACGTAACATCTATGACTATTACAAACAGCATCGCTACCCTACCATCGTGATGGGCGCGAGCTTCCGCAAAACCGAACAGATCCTGGCGCTGGCAGGCTGTGACCGCCTGACTATTTCTCCGGATCTGCTGCAAAAATTGCAGGACAGTACCGATCCGGTTGAGCGCAAGCTGGTGCCGCCGTCCACGACGTTCCATCGTCCGGCTCCGATGACCGAAGCCGAGTTCCGTTGGGAGCATAACCAGGATCCTATGGCGGTAGAAAAGCTGTCGGACGGCATTCGCCAGTTCGCCGTCGATCAGCGCAAACTCGAAGATTTGCTGGCCGCTAAACTGTAA
- the hemF gene encoding oxygen-dependent coproporphyrinogen oxidase: MKPDAQQVKAFLLQLQDDICQQLAAEGCNTFTEDNWQREAGGGGRSRVLRNGGIFEQAGVNFSHVFGAGMPASATAHRPELAGRSFEAMGVSLVVHPRNPYVPTSHANVRFFIAEKPGADPVWWFGGGFDLTPYYGFEEDAVHWHRTARDICQPFGDDVYPRYKKWCDDYFFLKHRNEQRGIGGLFFDDLNTPDFATCFAFMQAVGKGYTEAYMPIVARRREIQFTERERHFQLYRRGRYVEFNLVWDRGTLFGLQTGGRTESILMSMPPLVRWEYDYQPEEGSPEAALSEFIQVRDWI; encoded by the coding sequence ATGAAACCCGACGCCCAACAGGTAAAAGCCTTTTTACTCCAGTTGCAGGATGACATCTGTCAGCAGCTTGCTGCGGAAGGTTGTAATACCTTCACGGAAGATAACTGGCAACGCGAAGCGGGCGGCGGCGGACGCAGCCGGGTGCTACGCAACGGCGGCATTTTTGAGCAGGCGGGCGTCAATTTTTCCCACGTCTTTGGTGCCGGGATGCCCGCGTCCGCCACTGCACACCGTCCGGAACTGGCCGGGCGCAGCTTCGAAGCGATGGGCGTTTCGCTGGTGGTTCACCCGCGTAATCCGTATGTGCCTACCAGCCATGCCAACGTGCGCTTTTTTATCGCCGAAAAACCAGGCGCCGATCCGGTGTGGTGGTTTGGCGGCGGTTTTGATTTAACGCCTTATTATGGTTTTGAAGAAGACGCGGTGCACTGGCACCGCACGGCACGGGATATCTGTCAGCCGTTTGGCGATGATGTTTATCCACGCTATAAAAAGTGGTGTGACGACTACTTTTTTCTCAAACATCGCAACGAACAGCGCGGCATCGGCGGCCTGTTTTTTGACGATCTGAATACGCCGGATTTCGCTACCTGCTTCGCTTTTATGCAGGCGGTCGGGAAAGGCTATACCGAGGCGTATATGCCGATTGTCGCCCGTCGCCGGGAAATACAATTCACCGAACGCGAACGCCATTTCCAGCTTTACCGTCGCGGGCGCTATGTGGAATTCAACCTGGTATGGGATCGCGGCACCTTGTTTGGCTTACAAACCGGCGGGCGCACGGAGTCTATTCTGATGTCAATGCCGCCGCTGGTGCGCTGGGAGTATGATTATCAACCGGAGGAAGGTAGCCCGGAAGCGGCGCTGAGCGAGTTTATTCAGGTGCGGGACTGGATATAA
- the maeB gene encoding NADP-dependent oxaloacetate-decarboxylating malate dehydrogenase, with the protein MDDQLKQSALDFHQYPVPGKIQVSPTKPLATQRDLALAYSPGVAAPCLEIEKDPLAAYKYTARGNLVAVVSNGTAVLGLGNIGALAGKPVMEGKGVLFKKFAGIDVFDIEIDEHDPDKLIDVVAALEPTFGGINLEDIKAPECFYIEKKLRERMNIPVFHDDQHGTAIISTAAILNGLRVVEKNLSDVRMVVSGAGAAAIACMNLLVALGMQKHNIVVCDSKGVIYKDREPNMAETKAAYAVEDDGKRTLADVVEGADIFLGCSGPKVLTPEMVKKMARAPMILALANPEPEILPPLAKEVRPDAILCTGRSDYPNQVNNVLCFPFIFRGALDVGATAINEEMKLAAVHAIAELAHAEQSEVVASAYGDQDLSFGPEYIIPKPFDPRLIVKIAPAVAKAAMDSGVATRPIEDFDAYVDKLSEFVYKTNLFMKPIFSQARSEPKRIVLAEGEDNRVLHATQELVTLGLAKPILVGRPGVIEMRIQKLGLQIKPGVDFEIVNNESDPRFKEYWMEYYNIMKRRGVTQEQAQRAVISNTTVIGAIMVQRGEADGMICGTIGDYHEHFNVIQQLFGYRDGVHAAGAMNALLLPSGNTFIADTYVNDDPTPEQLAEITVMAAETVRRFGIEPRVALLSHSNFGSSNCAAATKMRDTLALVRERAPELMIDGEMHGDAALVESIRNERMPDSPLKGSANILVMPNMEAARISYNLLRVSSSEGVTVGPVLMGVAKPVHVLTPIASVRRIVNMVALAVVEAQTQPL; encoded by the coding sequence ATGGATGACCAGTTGAAACAAAGCGCACTTGATTTCCACCAGTACCCTGTTCCGGGGAAAATCCAGGTATCACCAACCAAACCGCTCGCGACCCAGCGCGATCTGGCGCTGGCCTACTCGCCGGGCGTGGCGGCACCGTGCCTCGAAATCGAGAAGGATCCGCTGGCGGCGTATAAATACACCGCGCGCGGCAACCTGGTGGCGGTGGTCTCAAACGGTACTGCCGTACTGGGACTGGGCAATATCGGCGCACTGGCAGGTAAGCCCGTCATGGAAGGGAAAGGCGTGCTGTTTAAAAAATTCGCCGGGATTGATGTCTTTGACATTGAAATTGATGAACACGATCCGGACAAACTGATCGACGTGGTTGCCGCGCTGGAACCGACGTTTGGCGGCATCAACCTCGAAGATATCAAAGCGCCTGAATGCTTCTACATTGAGAAAAAACTGCGCGAGCGCATGAACATTCCGGTGTTTCATGACGACCAGCACGGCACGGCTATCATCAGCACCGCCGCTATTCTCAACGGCCTGCGGGTGGTGGAAAAAAATCTCTCCGATGTGCGGATGGTGGTTTCCGGCGCAGGCGCGGCAGCGATTGCCTGTATGAACCTGCTGGTGGCGCTGGGGATGCAAAAACACAATATCGTGGTATGCGACTCGAAAGGCGTTATCTATAAAGACCGCGAACCGAACATGGCCGAGACGAAAGCCGCGTATGCGGTAGAGGATGACGGCAAACGCACGCTGGCTGACGTCGTGGAAGGGGCAGACATTTTCCTCGGCTGCTCGGGCCCGAAAGTTCTGACCCCGGAGATGGTGAAAAAAATGGCCCGCGCGCCGATGATTCTGGCGCTGGCTAACCCGGAGCCGGAAATCCTGCCGCCGCTGGCGAAGGAAGTGCGTCCCGATGCGATTCTCTGCACCGGACGCTCGGACTACCCGAATCAGGTCAACAACGTGCTGTGCTTCCCGTTCATCTTCCGCGGCGCGCTGGACGTTGGCGCAACCGCCATTAATGAAGAGATGAAACTGGCCGCCGTACATGCAATTGCCGAGCTGGCGCATGCTGAGCAGAGCGAAGTGGTGGCGTCCGCCTATGGCGATCAGGATCTGAGCTTCGGCCCGGAATACATCATCCCTAAACCGTTCGATCCGCGTCTGATTGTTAAAATCGCTCCGGCAGTGGCGAAAGCGGCGATGGATTCCGGCGTGGCGACGCGTCCTATCGAAGACTTTGATGCGTACGTCGATAAGCTCAGCGAGTTTGTCTATAAAACCAACCTGTTTATGAAGCCGATCTTCTCTCAGGCGCGCAGTGAGCCGAAGCGCATTGTGCTGGCTGAAGGGGAAGATAACCGCGTGCTGCACGCGACGCAGGAACTGGTGACGCTGGGTCTGGCAAAACCGATTCTGGTAGGCCGTCCGGGCGTAATTGAAATGCGTATTCAGAAACTGGGTCTGCAAATCAAACCCGGCGTTGACTTTGAGATCGTCAACAATGAATCCGATCCGCGCTTCAAAGAGTACTGGATGGAGTACTACAACATCATGAAACGCCGCGGCGTGACGCAGGAGCAGGCGCAGCGCGCGGTGATCAGCAACACCACGGTGATCGGCGCGATCATGGTGCAGCGTGGTGAAGCCGACGGCATGATTTGCGGCACAATTGGTGACTATCATGAGCATTTCAACGTTATCCAGCAGCTGTTTGGCTACCGCGATGGGGTGCATGCCGCGGGAGCCATGAATGCGCTGCTGCTGCCGAGCGGCAACACCTTTATTGCCGATACCTACGTCAACGACGATCCTACGCCGGAACAGCTGGCGGAGATCACCGTTATGGCGGCGGAAACCGTGCGTCGCTTCGGTATCGAACCGCGCGTGGCGCTGCTGTCGCATTCCAACTTTGGTTCATCCAACTGCGCGGCGGCGACCAAAATGCGCGATACCCTGGCGCTGGTGCGCGAACGCGCGCCTGAGCTGATGATTGACGGCGAAATGCACGGCGACGCCGCGCTGGTGGAAAGCATTCGTAACGAGCGGATGCCGGACAGCCCGCTGAAAGGTTCGGCCAACATTCTTGTGATGCCGAATATGGAAGCCGCGCGTATTAGCTACAACCTGCTGCGCGTTTCCAGTTCAGAAGGCGTGACCGTCGGGCCGGTGCTGATGGGCGTGGCGAAACCGGTGCATGTATTAACGCCGATTGCCTCGGTACGCCGGATTGTGAATATGGTGGCGCTGGCAGTGGTGGAGGCGCAGACGCAGCCGCTGTAA
- the aegA gene encoding formate-dependent uric acid utilization protein AegA: protein MNRFIMADSEKCIACHSCEVACVMAHNDEQHVVAKSHFRPRITVVKNGEQRNAVTCHHCEDAPCARSCPNGAIQLVDLAVQVNNEKCIGCKSCVVACPFGTLQMVIAPVASGRVKATAHKCDLCASRENGPACVQNCPADALHMMTSERLSGLAKARRLNAARRETQHWPESQSVPVLSKRDQMNTTPPRGEPDKLDITARKNGFAEIYLPFSDAQAQQEAVRCLTCGEHSICEWNCPLHNHIPQWIDHVKQGDIMAAVELSHQTNCLPEITGRVCPQDRLCEGVCTVRDPHGAVTIGNIERYISDRALAQGWRPDLGHITATTRRVAIIGAGPAGLACADVLVRQGVQPVVFDRHPEIGGLLTFGIPSFKLDKSLLARRREIFTAMGVRFELNCEIDKDIPLATLLEEYDAVFVGVGTYRSMKADLPNDDAPGVYDALPFLIANTKNVMGLSESPQSPWINTCGQNVVVLGGGDTAMDCVRTALRHGASNVTCAYRRDEANMPGSKKEVKNAREEGAEFEFNVQPVTIEVDGEGRVSGVRFLRTQLGEPDAKGRRAPKPVPGSEFVMPADAVIMAFGFHPHRMPWLEAQGVQMDSWGRIAASVNSRYRYQTSNPKIFAGGDAVRGADLVVTAMAEGRHAAQGILQWLGVSQLKAH from the coding sequence ATGAATCGTTTTATTATGGCTGATAGTGAAAAATGTATTGCCTGCCACTCGTGTGAAGTGGCCTGCGTGATGGCGCATAATGATGAGCAACACGTCGTCGCCAAATCGCATTTCAGGCCGCGCATTACGGTGGTGAAAAATGGGGAGCAACGCAATGCCGTGACCTGTCACCACTGTGAAGACGCGCCGTGTGCGCGTAGCTGTCCCAACGGCGCCATCCAGTTGGTAGACCTCGCCGTACAGGTCAACAACGAAAAGTGCATCGGGTGTAAATCCTGCGTGGTGGCCTGTCCATTTGGCACCCTGCAGATGGTCATTGCGCCGGTTGCCTCGGGGCGAGTGAAAGCCACTGCGCATAAATGTGATTTGTGCGCGAGCCGGGAGAACGGGCCAGCCTGCGTGCAGAACTGCCCGGCAGATGCGCTGCATATGATGACCTCAGAGCGACTGAGCGGGCTGGCAAAAGCGCGTCGGCTGAACGCTGCCCGGCGTGAAACACAGCACTGGCCTGAATCGCAAAGCGTGCCGGTACTCAGCAAACGCGATCAAATGAACACTACGCCGCCGCGCGGCGAGCCGGATAAGCTGGATATCACCGCCCGTAAAAACGGGTTTGCGGAGATCTATCTGCCGTTCAGCGATGCTCAGGCACAGCAAGAAGCCGTACGCTGCCTGACCTGCGGCGAGCACAGCATTTGTGAATGGAACTGCCCGTTGCACAATCATATTCCGCAGTGGATTGACCATGTGAAGCAGGGCGACATCATGGCGGCGGTTGAATTGTCGCATCAGACCAACTGTCTGCCGGAAATCACGGGCCGCGTATGCCCGCAGGATCGGCTGTGCGAAGGGGTCTGTACGGTGCGCGATCCTCACGGGGCAGTGACGATAGGCAATATTGAACGCTATATTTCCGATCGGGCGCTGGCGCAGGGATGGCGGCCTGATTTGGGGCACATCACTGCCACCACCAGACGCGTCGCCATTATCGGCGCAGGCCCGGCGGGTCTGGCCTGCGCCGATGTGCTGGTGCGCCAGGGCGTGCAGCCGGTGGTGTTCGATCGGCATCCGGAAATCGGCGGGCTGCTGACCTTTGGTATTCCCTCCTTCAAGCTGGATAAGTCGCTGCTGGCGCGACGTCGGGAAATCTTCACCGCTATGGGCGTTCGTTTTGAGCTTAACTGCGAAATCGATAAAGACATTCCGCTCGCCACCCTGCTGGAAGAGTATGACGCGGTATTTGTCGGCGTTGGCACCTACCGCTCCATGAAGGCCGATCTGCCGAATGACGATGCGCCGGGCGTCTATGATGCGCTACCGTTTTTGATTGCCAACACCAAAAACGTGATGGGATTAAGCGAGTCGCCGCAGTCGCCCTGGATTAACACCTGCGGGCAGAATGTTGTGGTGCTGGGCGGCGGCGATACGGCAATGGACTGCGTGCGTACCGCGCTGCGTCACGGGGCCAGTAACGTCACCTGCGCCTATCGACGCGACGAAGCCAACATGCCAGGGTCGAAGAAAGAGGTGAAAAATGCCCGGGAGGAGGGCGCGGAATTCGAATTTAACGTTCAGCCGGTGACGATTGAAGTGGACGGCGAGGGGCGCGTCAGCGGCGTGCGTTTCCTGCGTACGCAACTGGGGGAGCCGGATGCGAAAGGCCGCCGGGCTCCGAAGCCGGTGCCCGGCAGCGAGTTTGTGATGCCAGCGGACGCGGTGATCATGGCCTTTGGTTTCCATCCCCACCGTATGCCGTGGCTGGAAGCGCAGGGTGTCCAGATGGATAGCTGGGGACGGATTGCCGCCAGCGTGAACAGCCGCTATCGCTATCAGACCAGCAACCCGAAAATCTTCGCGGGGGGAGACGCGGTGCGCGGAGCCGATCTGGTAGTGACCGCGATGGCGGAAGGACGCCACGCGGCGCAGGGCATTTTGCAATGGCTGGGCGTCAGCCAGCTTAAAGCGCATTAA
- a CDS encoding DUF1176 domain-containing protein, which yields MYFRVFLFWFIGGCWASAAWAAPVQQAFTDWQVTCNNQNFCVARNTGQHFGLVMTIGRSAGAHNDASLRIERGGIETSLPKPSAIAPRLLFDGQPLKFTSPRWRIDPLRIMTSDGATVAAFLAQIQDGQAITLAGGQQTISLKGLKAALLFIDDRQKRVGSQTAWIGKGNNPPLRVPPAPALKTVVAVNPTPTPLTHEERSALLDYGNWKMSNIQCSLDPSRREVRIWALTDHKALMAISCEAGAYNTVDLAWLVSRRKPFTSYQVRLRLPFTPGSGETDMELMNAGFDEKTRELTTLAKGRGLADCGIQTRWRFDGQRFSLVRYAEEPNCDNWQGPDAWPTLWITR from the coding sequence ATGTATTTTCGCGTTTTTCTGTTTTGGTTTATCGGAGGGTGCTGGGCCTCCGCTGCGTGGGCTGCGCCTGTGCAACAGGCGTTTACCGACTGGCAGGTCACCTGTAATAACCAAAATTTTTGCGTGGCGCGGAATACCGGTCAGCATTTTGGTCTGGTGATGACCATCGGTCGCAGCGCAGGCGCGCATAACGATGCCAGCCTGCGTATTGAACGTGGCGGAATAGAAACGTCATTACCGAAACCTTCCGCCATTGCACCACGCCTTCTCTTTGATGGACAACCCCTGAAATTCACCTCCCCGCGCTGGCGCATCGATCCGTTACGCATCATGACCAGCGACGGTGCGACGGTCGCCGCGTTTTTAGCCCAGATTCAGGACGGGCAGGCCATTACTCTGGCCGGTGGACAACAGACTATTTCCCTGAAAGGCCTGAAGGCCGCGCTGTTGTTTATCGACGATCGGCAAAAACGCGTGGGTAGCCAGACGGCCTGGATAGGCAAAGGCAATAATCCGCCGCTGCGCGTCCCGCCTGCGCCCGCGCTCAAAACGGTGGTGGCAGTGAACCCGACGCCCACGCCGTTAACGCATGAAGAACGCAGCGCGCTGCTGGACTACGGCAACTGGAAGATGAGTAATATTCAGTGTTCATTGGATCCCAGCCGCCGCGAAGTGCGCATCTGGGCGCTGACCGATCATAAAGCGCTAATGGCGATAAGCTGTGAGGCGGGGGCTTACAATACGGTCGACCTCGCCTGGCTGGTGTCGCGACGTAAGCCTTTTACCTCGTATCAGGTACGTTTACGCCTGCCGTTTACGCCGGGCAGCGGTGAAACGGATATGGAGTTGATGAACGCCGGATTTGACGAGAAAACCCGCGAACTGACGACGCTGGCAAAAGGGCGGGGACTGGCGGACTGCGGCATTCAGACGCGCTGGCGTTTTGACGGCCAGCGCTTTAGTCTGGTGCGTTATGCGGAGGAACCTAACTGCGATAACTGGCAGGGGCCAGATGCCTGGCCCACGTTGTGGATCACCCGTTAA